A region from the Microcebus murinus isolate Inina chromosome 27, M.murinus_Inina_mat1.0, whole genome shotgun sequence genome encodes:
- the RPS15 gene encoding small ribosomal subunit protein uS19: MAEVEQKKKRTFRKFTYRGVDLDQLLDMSYEQLMQLYSARQRRRLNRGLRRKQHSLLKRLRKAKKEAPPMEKPEVVKTHLRDMIILPEMVGSMVGVYNGKTFNQVEIKPEMIGHYLGEFSITYKPVKHGRPGIGATHSSRFIPLK, translated from the exons ATG GCGGAAGTGGAGCAGAAGAAGAAGCGGACCTTCCGCAAGTTCACCTACCGCGGCGTGGACCTGGACCAGCTGCTGGATATGTCCTA TGAGCAGCTGATGCAACTGTACAGTGCGCGCCAGCGGCGGCGGCTGAACCGGGGCCTGCGCCGCAAGCAGCACTCGCTGTTGAAGCGCCTGCGCAAGGCCAAGAAGGAGGCGCCACCCATGGAGAAGCCCGAGGTGGTGAAGACACACCTGCGGGACATGATCATCCTGCCCGAGATGGTGGGCAGCATGGTGGGCGTCTACAATGGCAAGACCTTCAACCAGGTGGAGATCAAG CCCGAGATGATTGGCCACTACCTGGGGGAGTTCTCCATCACCTACAAGCCGGTGAAGCACGGCCGGCCTGGCATCGGCGCCACCCACTCCTCGCGCTTCATCCCCCTCAAGTAG